The genomic interval GGCGAGAAGGGCAAGTTATCAAAACCAGCAACTGAAGAATCTATTCGCGTGCTGAAACTTACAGCTTTTCCTGATGTCCCTGAAGGATACTGGGCAAGACAACAAGTTTCGTTGATATCGATGTTAAATATAGTTACAGGCTATCCAGACGGGAGCTTCAAGCCCGAGGGGAATATTACGCGTGCTGAAATGGCGGCTCTGCTTATGCGATCGAGTTCGGATGTTAGCCAGTTAACCGGTTCACCTGTTAAATTCAAAGACGTCAAGCGCAACCACTGGGCTTCAAAATTTATTCTTGATGCCGCCGCGGTGAAAATTGTTGAAGGATATACCGACAGGACGTTCAGGCCGAATGGGAATATAACCAGGGCTGAAGGGCTTGCGATGATCGCGCGATTTGCAAATATAAGCCTTGAACCGTATTCATATTCTTATTTCCCGGACATCGCTTCAACGCACTGGGCGTCGTCGATCATCGCGGGATCATTCAAAGCAGGCATTCTGGAATATCTTAAGGGCAAAGCGTTTGAGCCCAAGAGGACGCTTACCCGGGCGGAAGCTGTTGAAATATTGTATAGGACGGAGTATGCTAAAGGCGTGCTTAATAAAGACCTGTTGAACTGGGATACTTATTGATAAAAGTCCCGCACGGCTTTTGAATTAGGAGGTAAATAACAATGGATATTTCGACGGTTTTCGCATATATTATTGTTGCGTCAATAGGAATAATGCTGGGGCTCGGGTTGATCTATTGGATGATAGGTCCGCATAGGAGCAGATAAAGTGTCCCAATTCGCCGATATTTTGGTTGGCTCATTAGCGTTTGCGGTTGTTTCGATTTTATCGATAATTTTATTTGTCGTGAAAAAATACGCTGAAACAATAGCTAAGCTTTCGGCCGAAGATTTTTATAAAAACAAAAAATAATAAAAGGTCCCGCACGCGGCATAAAATATGAAAAAATTATTATATATTTTAATATTCACATTGTTGGTCATTGGTAATTGCTTGCTCTCCGAAGCTTCAGCGAAGGAGGGGTCATTGGTCATTTCTGCCGCATCATATGCTGCAGATTATACGCTTGAGCTTGCTGCTCCCCACGGCGGCGGGGCGATCGCATGAACCTAGGGTTGCGTCAAAATGAGGAACAAGCCATAAAAGAATTTAGCGGGATCATAATGAATAAGTATGGGAACAGGGTAAAGTTTTTAAAACTATACGGCTCAAAAGTTCGAGGAGACTCAGACAAGTATTCAGATATTGACATATTTGTCCTGATGGATAAAAAAGATCCGGGAATGAAAGGTTTTATCCTGAACAATGCATACGAAATTGATTTAAAATATGATGTGTTGTTGTCTGTTGCCGTGTACGATGAAAAAGGATTTAACGACCCTATGGTGCAGATAACGCCATTTATCAAGAATGTGGTGGATGAAGGAGTTTCGGTTTGAACGGGGAGTTAAAAAAATTATCCGAAGCTAGATTAGGGAAAGCGCATCAGGCGGCAAAAGATGCCGATATATTATTAAGCGCGGGGTCTTATTTTGGC from Candidatus Saganbacteria bacterium carries:
- a CDS encoding nucleotidyltransferase domain-containing protein, which translates into the protein MNLGLRQNEEQAIKEFSGIIMNKYGNRVKFLKLYGSKVRGDSDKYSDIDIFVLMDKKDPGMKGFILNNAYEIDLKYDVLLSVAVYDEKGFNDPMVQITPFIKNVVDEGVSV